A stretch of Monomorium pharaonis isolate MP-MQ-018 chromosome 7, ASM1337386v2, whole genome shotgun sequence DNA encodes these proteins:
- the LOC105838634 gene encoding uncharacterized protein LOC105838634: MKYIIITAALINVCLMDVSHISEYSTTPLPSPKPYSFQYEAGRYPGHIDRIHQEIGDGHGTIHGTYSYIDPKHKMRTVEYTADKNGFHPALINFEDVFVQPADSEPVRLAKEKHFRLYHKIAEANAHNVPVNLPRDSTSVAKAKDRHNELYHRIAEQHAAIAAQREVERLAYEATSIANDIDVIDNHQT, translated from the exons ATGAAATACATAATC ATAACTGCTGCTTTGATTAACGTTTGCTTGATGGATGTATCGCATATTTCGGAATATTCGACGACACCATTACCATCTCCAAAACCTTATAGTTTTCAATACGAAGCAGGACGATATCCAGGACATATCGATCGTATTCATCAAGAAATTGGAGATGGACATGGAACTATTCACg GAACATATTCGTACATTGATCCGAAGCACAAAATGCGAACAGTAGAATATACGGCTGACAAAAATGGATTTCATCCTGctttaatcaattttgaaGATGTCTTCGTTCAACCTGCCGATTCGGAACCTGTAAGATTAGCCAAGGAAAAACATTTCCGTCTTTATCACAAGATTGCAGAGGCAAACGCTCACAATGTTCCAGTAAATTTGCCCCGA GATTCAACGAGCGTGGCAAAAGCAAAGGACAGACACAATGAATTGTACCACAGAATTGCGGAGCAACACGCAGCGATCGCCGCGCAGAGGGAGGTTGAACGACTGGCTTACGAGGCAACCTCTATTGCTAATGACATAGATGTCATAGATAATCATCAGACATAA
- the LOC105838635 gene encoding uncharacterized protein LOC105838635 yields the protein MSLPIQYVSIEEECKRNPELKMSDLQMLKDWMDKQPHLPQIEMLYLVMFLHSNYYRIEPTKKTIDNFFTIRTLLPEIFSNRDPIAWKELRKAFSVVAAVPLEQKTKDGYIMTFAKFLDTNPNKFNYLECTKYLLMTCEVQNVMHGTSEGQIVILDAVGLSFSHIANINIMTLKKILFYIQEAAPVRLKALHILNTMPIVDTLLNLAKPFIKKELMNILHFHSSMETVKKFLPIEGLPNEYGGKAGPIKEIVVRHIKLLEEFRDWFQYDEAVGRVNESLRVGKCKSAESLFGVDGSFKKLELDIQRTMASIKLVSFEEELKKNPELKEADIQMLREWSEKQPHLPKLSDSELALFLHSNYYRLEPTKTSIDTFFTVRSHVPEFFCNRDFNNKELKKSTETVTDQILEGTTKEGYKIIYGRLLDSDASHFVYNDAMKFLNMVIDLWLYTEGTCEGHIILFDMKNVSFGHVGRLSPMGLKKFLYYLQEGLPVRLKGFHFMNASPVLDVILNMMRPFMKKQLLDMLHMHTTTDTLEKFIPLEVLPNEAGGQAGPLQELHKKQVKKLEDHVAWFQEEEATKRVNESLRPGKAKTATDLFGVEGSFKKLEID from the exons ATGTCACTACCAATTCAATATGTCAGTATAGAAGAAGAGTGCAAACGGAATCCGGAACTCAAGATGTCAGATTTGCAAATGTTAAAGGATTGGATGGACAAGCAACCTCATCTACCACAAATAGAGATGTTGTATCTTGTTATGTTTCTCCACAGCAACTATTACCGCATAGAACCAACTAAGAAAacaatagataatttttttacaattagaaCACTCTTGCCGGAAATATTTTCCAACAGAGATCCAATCGCATGGAAAGAATTACGAAAGGCCTTCTCTGTCGT TGCAGCCGTGCCATTAGAACAAAAAACCAAGGATGGCTATATTATGACATTTGCTAAATTTCTCGATACAAATCCGAATAAGTTTAACTACTTAGAGTGCACTAAATATTTGCTTATGACATGTGAGGTGCAAAATGTAATGCATGGCACCAGCGAGGGACAAATTGTTATTCTTGATGCAGTTGGTTTATCTTTTAGCCatattgctaatattaatataatgacattgaaaaagattttattctatatacaaGAAGCTGCTCCAGTTCGATTGAAGGCTTTACACATATTAAACACTATGCCTATAGTAGATACACTATTGAATCTGGCAAAACCATTTATAAAGAAGgaattaatgaatatt TTACATTTTCATTCAAGCATggaaactgtaaaaaaatttttgcctaTAGAAGGTTTGCCAAACGAGTACGGTGGAAAAGCGGGACCTATTAAAGAAATAGTTGTTAGACACATCAAATTACTAGAGGAATTTCGTGATTGGTTTCAGTATGATGAAGCTGTGGGACGAGTGAACGAATCTTTGCGAGTTGGCAAATGTAAAAGTGCGGAAAGTTTATTTGGTGTAGATGgtagctttaaaaaattggagttagat attcaaagaaCGATGGCTTCGATAAAACTAGTATCGTTTGAAGAGGAACTAAAGAAGAATCCTGAATTAAAAGAGGCAGATATACAAATGTTGAGAGAATGGAGCGAAAAGCAGCCTCACCTACCTAAACTATCGGACAGTGAATtagcattatttttacatagcaATTACTATAGACTCGAACCGACGAAAACTTCTATCGACACTTTCTTTACAGTCAGAAGTCACGTACCCGAGTTCTTTTGCAATCGagactttaataataaagaacttaaaaaatcaacTGAAACAGT TACAGATCAAATTTTGGAAGGAACTACTAAAGAgggttataaaattatttatgggaGACTCCTGGATAGCGATGCATCGCATTTCGTTTACAATGACGCTATGAAATTCCTAAATATGGTAATTGATCTATGGCTCTATACGGAAGGCACTTGCGAGGgccatataatattatttgacatGAAAAACGTTTCTTTTGGCCACGTTGGTCGTTTGAGTCCTATGGGCCTAAAGAAATTTCTTTACTACCTACAAGAAGGATTACCTGTTAGATTAAAGGGCTTCCATTTCATGAATGCTTCTCCGGTATTAGATGTCATTTTGAATATGATGAGACCTTTTATGAAAAAGCAGCTATTAGATATG cttCATATGCACACCACAACTGATACTCTGGAGAAATTTATACCTCTCGAGGTTCTTCCAAATGAAGCAGGTGGTCAAGCCGGTCCTTTACAGGAGTTACataaaaaacaagtaaaaaaactAGAAGATCACGTTGCTTGGTTTCAAGAGGAAGAAGCTACTAAACGCGTCAATGAATCGCTACGACCGGGCAAGGCAAAGACAGCAACAGATTTGTTTGGTGTTGAAGGAAGctttaaaaaacttgaaattgaTTGA
- the LOC105838637 gene encoding alpha-tocopherol transfer protein, whose product MSLIKRISYGEEKKKNPELKDSDIQILKDWSMKQAHLPKILDVEYVLFLHSNYYRIEFAKNTIEEYYTSRTHMPEFFSDRDPLGTKQLREIFKVVSTITLSMPTKEGYKLIYSRLIDYEPSHFVYNDVMKYFSMMIDLWLYTEGTAEGHVIVIDMAGVTFAHAGRLNPLGIKRYLYYLQEAIPIRLKGLHFINTTAVMDIILSMMKPFMKKELMEVLHIHPTKDTLVKFMPLEAFPCDVGLNGKARPWKEQQEEQLKKLEDHREWFLQDEVTGRVNEALRVGKSKTIDMFGVEGSFKKLDID is encoded by the exons ATGTCTCTGATCAAGAGAATTTCTTATggcgaagaaaagaaaaaaaatcccgAATTAAAAGATTCCGATATACAAATTCTAAAGGATTGGAGCATGAAACAGGCACATCTTCCGAAAATTTTAGACGTTGAATATGTATTATTCTTGCATAGTAATTACTATCGTATCGAGTTTGCTAAGAACACCATCGAAGAATATTACACTTCCAGAACTCACATGCCAGAATTTTTCTCTGATAGGGACCCACTTGGAACAAAACAATTGCGGGAGATATTTAAAGTTGt gtcTACAATAACACTATCAATGCCAACAAAGGAAGGATACAAACTTATTTATTCGAGATTAATAGATTATGAGCCATcacattttgtttataacgATGTCATGAAGTATTTTTCTATGATGATTGACTTGTGGTTGTACACCGAAGGGACCGCTGAGGGCCACGTAATTGTTATAGACATGGCTGGTGTTACTTTTGCTCATGCTGGCCGTCTTAATCCCTTGGGAATTAAgagatatctttattatttacaagaaGCTATACCAATTAGACTTAAAGGTCTCCATTTTATCAACACTACCGCAGTTATGGACATCATTTTATCTATGATGAAACCATTTATGAAAAAGGAATTAATGGAAGTg ttaCATATTCATCCCACGAAAGACACACTAGTAAAATTTATGCCACTAGAAGCATTTCCATGCGATGTAGGTTTAAATGGAAAAGCTAGACCGTGGAAAGAACAACAAgaagaacaattaaaaaagttgGAAGATCATCGCGAATGGTTTCTACAAGATGAGGTCACGGGTCGTGTAAACGAAGCATTAAGAGTCGGCAAAAGCAAGACAATTGATATGTTTGGGGTTGAAGgaagtttcaaaaaattagatatagattaa
- the LOC105832844 gene encoding mediator of RNA polymerase II transcription subunit 31, translating to MNRLDDPPGLMKGRKPSFIGMNGAPETDDQQRLRFQVELEFVQCLANPNYLNFLAQRGYFKDVTFINYLKYLLYWKEPEYAKYLKYPMCLYFLDLLQYEHFRREVVNSQCTKFIDDQQILLWQHYTRRRTRLLQTAAEQTQHTNSQNNGITQPKVS from the exons ATGAACCGACTAGATGATCCGCCGGGGCTAATGAAAGGCAGAAAACCATCTTTTATTGGAATGAACG GAGCTCCAGAAACGGATGATCAACAGCGACTACGGTTTCAGGTTGAGTTAGAATTCGTACAATGCCTTGCCAATccaaattatttgaatt TTTTAGCACAGCGTGGCTACTTCAAAGATGTGACGTTTATCAATTATCTTAAATACCTATTATACTGGAAAGAACCagaatatgcaaaatatttaaagtaccCTATGTGCTTGTATTTCCTGGATTTATTGCAATATGAGCACTTCAGAAGAGAAGTTGTGAATTCTCAATGTACAAAGTTTATCGACGATCAGCAGATTCTGTTGTGGCAGCATTATACAAGACGTCGAACAAGGCTTCTGCAAACAGCTGCTGAACAAACACAACATACTAATTCTCAAAACAATGGCATCACTCAACCTAAGGTTTCTTGA
- the LOC105832845 gene encoding organic cation transporter protein isoform X3: protein MENSVVTEWGLVCEKQYLSFLGSTTYYIGVLLGAWITGFLIDRIGRLPVQALCLYAQGTMAVALYIVQSYPAFLALRGLQGVFVQGLQNSTYILSLELLPARARTIVALIMQIFWSIGLILLAILSYVIPDWRILQLAISVPTAITVLYIWIISESPRWLLARGKSTEADMALERIAIYNSCCIKLRTKNIPVQEVSMKSNTTPIKPERKFRVTSVELEKARADESQREETTNLLNKSELIEQKNLESTLEANSINSENEFSNIELHQETPSLAKNFDKRHLPSSSKSDRKSKIITQPECDQKKGAEEVVLRRIKKQKTNEKDEKIGIHKKQAANKISSTFKNASKSSILRKYGVIIICQWWTCTIACSTLDALAPSFPINRHTTFALSATLEMATHTFAYFILSRYGRRLPMCTYQSLNGIVCILIAVFFVLTATTTMPWIDLAKMITLLFGKMTITSTLSIAYLYTVEIFPTVIRGSCLGLCVAFAKITSLSMLYLLLLKQISFPMLLLIVGILCLVAGVLALILPETLNKILPDQVMDMENVTNDNCESDGVNIENDVKEEDLTEGQILREKLFSEDWVDAGNGILVNFMENKKMPSGL, encoded by the exons ATGGAGAACAGTGTAGTTACCGAATGGGGTTTAGTATGCgagaaacaatatttatcCTTTCTCGGGTCGACCACTTATTATATAGGGGTACTCTTGGGTGCATGGATCACtggatttttaattgatcgtATTGGCAGACTTCCAGTACAAGCTCTATGTCTTTACGCGCAAGGTACAATGGCAGTCGCACTCTATATTGTGCAG AGCTATCCTGCATTTCTGGCGTTACGTGGTCTTCAAGGAGTATTTGTTCAGGGTTTGCAAAATTCCACATATATTCTCTCCCTGGAACTACTTCCAGCGCGAGCTCGCACTATCGTCGCATTAATTATGCAGATTTTCTGGTCGATCGGTCTCATACTACTCGCAATATTGAGCTATGTAATTCCTGATTGGCGAATTTTGCAGTTGGCTATTTCTGTACCCACTGCTATCACCGTACTGTACATTTg gatTATATCGGAATCACCGAGATGGCTATTGGCTAGAGGAAAATCAACAGAGGCCGATATGGCGCTTGAGAGAATCGCAATATACAACAGCTGTTGCATTAAATTGCGGACGAAGAATATTCCTGTGCAAGAAGTGTCCATGAAAAGTAACACGACGCCGATAAAACCGGAGAGGAAGTTTCGTGTCACCAGTGTCGAACTTGAGAAAGCAAGGGCTGATGAAAGTCAACGAGAAGAAACTACGAATTTGTTAAACAAGTCAGAGCtaattgaacaaaaaaatttag agagCACTTTGGAAGCTAATTCAATCAATTCAGAAAATGAATTTTCCAACATAGAATTACACCAAGAGACGCCAAgtttagcaaaaaattttgacaaaaggCATTTACCTTCGAGTTCAAAGAGTGATCGAAagtcaaaaataattacacaacCGGAATGCGATCAAAAGAAAGGCGCAGAGGAAGTAGTGCTAcgcagaataaaaaaacaaaaaacgaaCGAAAAAGATGAGAAAATAGGAATTCACAAGAAACAAGCCGCGAACAAAATAAGCTCAACATTCAAGAATGCAAGTAAATCGTCGATATTAAGGAAATATggtgttataataatttgtcaatg gtGGACATGTACAATCGCATGCAGCACACTTGATGCTCTGGCACCAAGTTTTCCAATTAATAGACACACCACGTTTGCCCTGAGTGCAACTCTCGAAATGGCGACGCACACATTTGCGTACTTTATATTATCTAGATACGGTAGACGGTTGCCAATGTGTACGTACCAATCTCTTAATGGCattgtttgtattttaattgcagTTTTCTTCGTTTTAACCGCTACTACCACAATGCCGTGGATCG atctcgcgaaaatgataacattgcTGTTTGGCAAAATGACTATCACAAGCACTCTTTCTATCGCCTACTTGTATACCGTTGAAATATTCCCAACCGTGATACGAGGTAGCTGCTTAGGTTTATGCGTAgcatttgcaaaaattacCAGCTTGAGCatgttatatttacttttgttG aaacaaatatCATTTCCAATGCTATTGCTAATCGTTGGGATATTATGCCTCGTCGCCGGTGTATTGGCTCTGATTTTACCAGAgacattgaataaaattctacCAGACCAAGTGATGGATATGGAAAATGTAACCAACGACAATTGCGAAAGTGATGGTGTCAATATAGAAAATGATGTGAAAGAAGAGGATTTAACAGAAGGGCAAATTCTAAGAGAGAAACTCTTTTCAGAAGACTGGGTAGATGCTGGTAATGGAATTCTAGTGAATTtcatggaaaataaaaaaatgccgAGTGGTTTATAA
- the LOC105832845 gene encoding solute carrier family 22 member 8 isoform X2: protein MNAEEAKVGCFQMVLVLLLGINYVIVAMSHALPVFYNYTPKFYCQTKNSTSKSYGCQIASNSSIAANLTFTSSEVPVVTSSCFGEYHFVTEFMENSVVTEWGLVCEKQYLSFLGSTTYYIGVLLGAWITGFLIDRIGRLPVQALCLYAQGTMAVALYIVQSYPAFLALRGLQGVFVQGLQNSTYILSLELLPARARTIVALIMQIFWSIGLILLAILSYVIPDWRILQLAISVPTAITVLYIWIISESPRWLLARGKSTEADMALERIAIYNSCCIKLRTKNIPVQEVSMKSNTTPIKPERKFRVTSVELEKARADESQREETTNLLNKSELIEQKNLESTLEANSINSENEFSNIELHQETPSLAKNFDKRHLPSSSKSDRKSKIITQPECDQKKGAEEVVLRRIKKQKTNEKDEKIGIHKKQAANKISSTFKNASKSSILRKYGVIIICQWWTCTIACSTLDALAPSFPINRHTTFALSATLEMATHTFAYFILSRYGRRLPMYLAKMITLLFGKMTITSTLSIAYLYTVEIFPTVIRGSCLGLCVAFAKITSLSMLYLLLLKQISFPMLLLIVGILCLVAGVLALILPETLNKILPDQVMDMENVTNDNCESDGVNIENDVKEEDLTEGQILREKLFSEDWVDAGNGILVNFMENKKMPSGL from the exons ATGAATGCGGAGGAAGCTAAAGTGGGCTGCTTTCAAATGGTGTTAGTGTTGCTACTCGGAATAAACTATGTCATCGTCGCTATGAGTCACGCGTTGccagttttttataattatacgccaaaattttattgtcag ACAAAAAATTCAACGAGTAAAAGCTATGGCTGTCAAATCGCATCAAATTCATCAATCGCTGCCAATTTAACTTTTACGTCGTCAGAAGTGCCAGTGGTTACGTCTTCCTGTTTTGGCGAATATCACTTCGTGACGGAATTCATGGAGAACAGTGTAGTTACCGAATGGGGTTTAGTATGCgagaaacaatatttatcCTTTCTCGGGTCGACCACTTATTATATAGGGGTACTCTTGGGTGCATGGATCACtggatttttaattgatcgtATTGGCAGACTTCCAGTACAAGCTCTATGTCTTTACGCGCAAGGTACAATGGCAGTCGCACTCTATATTGTGCAG AGCTATCCTGCATTTCTGGCGTTACGTGGTCTTCAAGGAGTATTTGTTCAGGGTTTGCAAAATTCCACATATATTCTCTCCCTGGAACTACTTCCAGCGCGAGCTCGCACTATCGTCGCATTAATTATGCAGATTTTCTGGTCGATCGGTCTCATACTACTCGCAATATTGAGCTATGTAATTCCTGATTGGCGAATTTTGCAGTTGGCTATTTCTGTACCCACTGCTATCACCGTACTGTACATTTg gatTATATCGGAATCACCGAGATGGCTATTGGCTAGAGGAAAATCAACAGAGGCCGATATGGCGCTTGAGAGAATCGCAATATACAACAGCTGTTGCATTAAATTGCGGACGAAGAATATTCCTGTGCAAGAAGTGTCCATGAAAAGTAACACGACGCCGATAAAACCGGAGAGGAAGTTTCGTGTCACCAGTGTCGAACTTGAGAAAGCAAGGGCTGATGAAAGTCAACGAGAAGAAACTACGAATTTGTTAAACAAGTCAGAGCtaattgaacaaaaaaatttag agagCACTTTGGAAGCTAATTCAATCAATTCAGAAAATGAATTTTCCAACATAGAATTACACCAAGAGACGCCAAgtttagcaaaaaattttgacaaaaggCATTTACCTTCGAGTTCAAAGAGTGATCGAAagtcaaaaataattacacaacCGGAATGCGATCAAAAGAAAGGCGCAGAGGAAGTAGTGCTAcgcagaataaaaaaacaaaaaacgaaCGAAAAAGATGAGAAAATAGGAATTCACAAGAAACAAGCCGCGAACAAAATAAGCTCAACATTCAAGAATGCAAGTAAATCGTCGATATTAAGGAAATATggtgttataataatttgtcaatg gtGGACATGTACAATCGCATGCAGCACACTTGATGCTCTGGCACCAAGTTTTCCAATTAATAGACACACCACGTTTGCCCTGAGTGCAACTCTCGAAATGGCGACGCACACATTTGCGTACTTTATATTATCTAGATACGGTAGACGGTTGCCAATGT atctcgcgaaaatgataacattgcTGTTTGGCAAAATGACTATCACAAGCACTCTTTCTATCGCCTACTTGTATACCGTTGAAATATTCCCAACCGTGATACGAGGTAGCTGCTTAGGTTTATGCGTAgcatttgcaaaaattacCAGCTTGAGCatgttatatttacttttgttG aaacaaatatCATTTCCAATGCTATTGCTAATCGTTGGGATATTATGCCTCGTCGCCGGTGTATTGGCTCTGATTTTACCAGAgacattgaataaaattctacCAGACCAAGTGATGGATATGGAAAATGTAACCAACGACAATTGCGAAAGTGATGGTGTCAATATAGAAAATGATGTGAAAGAAGAGGATTTAACAGAAGGGCAAATTCTAAGAGAGAAACTCTTTTCAGAAGACTGGGTAGATGCTGGTAATGGAATTCTAGTGAATTtcatggaaaataaaaaaatgccgAGTGGTTTATAA
- the LOC105832845 gene encoding organic cation transporter protein isoform X1 — MNAEEAKVGCFQMVLVLLLGINYVIVAMSHALPVFYNYTPKFYCQTKNSTSKSYGCQIASNSSIAANLTFTSSEVPVVTSSCFGEYHFVTEFMENSVVTEWGLVCEKQYLSFLGSTTYYIGVLLGAWITGFLIDRIGRLPVQALCLYAQGTMAVALYIVQSYPAFLALRGLQGVFVQGLQNSTYILSLELLPARARTIVALIMQIFWSIGLILLAILSYVIPDWRILQLAISVPTAITVLYIWIISESPRWLLARGKSTEADMALERIAIYNSCCIKLRTKNIPVQEVSMKSNTTPIKPERKFRVTSVELEKARADESQREETTNLLNKSELIEQKNLESTLEANSINSENEFSNIELHQETPSLAKNFDKRHLPSSSKSDRKSKIITQPECDQKKGAEEVVLRRIKKQKTNEKDEKIGIHKKQAANKISSTFKNASKSSILRKYGVIIICQWWTCTIACSTLDALAPSFPINRHTTFALSATLEMATHTFAYFILSRYGRRLPMCTYQSLNGIVCILIAVFFVLTATTTMPWIDLAKMITLLFGKMTITSTLSIAYLYTVEIFPTVIRGSCLGLCVAFAKITSLSMLYLLLLKQISFPMLLLIVGILCLVAGVLALILPETLNKILPDQVMDMENVTNDNCESDGVNIENDVKEEDLTEGQILREKLFSEDWVDAGNGILVNFMENKKMPSGL, encoded by the exons ATGAATGCGGAGGAAGCTAAAGTGGGCTGCTTTCAAATGGTGTTAGTGTTGCTACTCGGAATAAACTATGTCATCGTCGCTATGAGTCACGCGTTGccagttttttataattatacgccaaaattttattgtcag ACAAAAAATTCAACGAGTAAAAGCTATGGCTGTCAAATCGCATCAAATTCATCAATCGCTGCCAATTTAACTTTTACGTCGTCAGAAGTGCCAGTGGTTACGTCTTCCTGTTTTGGCGAATATCACTTCGTGACGGAATTCATGGAGAACAGTGTAGTTACCGAATGGGGTTTAGTATGCgagaaacaatatttatcCTTTCTCGGGTCGACCACTTATTATATAGGGGTACTCTTGGGTGCATGGATCACtggatttttaattgatcgtATTGGCAGACTTCCAGTACAAGCTCTATGTCTTTACGCGCAAGGTACAATGGCAGTCGCACTCTATATTGTGCAG AGCTATCCTGCATTTCTGGCGTTACGTGGTCTTCAAGGAGTATTTGTTCAGGGTTTGCAAAATTCCACATATATTCTCTCCCTGGAACTACTTCCAGCGCGAGCTCGCACTATCGTCGCATTAATTATGCAGATTTTCTGGTCGATCGGTCTCATACTACTCGCAATATTGAGCTATGTAATTCCTGATTGGCGAATTTTGCAGTTGGCTATTTCTGTACCCACTGCTATCACCGTACTGTACATTTg gatTATATCGGAATCACCGAGATGGCTATTGGCTAGAGGAAAATCAACAGAGGCCGATATGGCGCTTGAGAGAATCGCAATATACAACAGCTGTTGCATTAAATTGCGGACGAAGAATATTCCTGTGCAAGAAGTGTCCATGAAAAGTAACACGACGCCGATAAAACCGGAGAGGAAGTTTCGTGTCACCAGTGTCGAACTTGAGAAAGCAAGGGCTGATGAAAGTCAACGAGAAGAAACTACGAATTTGTTAAACAAGTCAGAGCtaattgaacaaaaaaatttag agagCACTTTGGAAGCTAATTCAATCAATTCAGAAAATGAATTTTCCAACATAGAATTACACCAAGAGACGCCAAgtttagcaaaaaattttgacaaaaggCATTTACCTTCGAGTTCAAAGAGTGATCGAAagtcaaaaataattacacaacCGGAATGCGATCAAAAGAAAGGCGCAGAGGAAGTAGTGCTAcgcagaataaaaaaacaaaaaacgaaCGAAAAAGATGAGAAAATAGGAATTCACAAGAAACAAGCCGCGAACAAAATAAGCTCAACATTCAAGAATGCAAGTAAATCGTCGATATTAAGGAAATATggtgttataataatttgtcaatg gtGGACATGTACAATCGCATGCAGCACACTTGATGCTCTGGCACCAAGTTTTCCAATTAATAGACACACCACGTTTGCCCTGAGTGCAACTCTCGAAATGGCGACGCACACATTTGCGTACTTTATATTATCTAGATACGGTAGACGGTTGCCAATGTGTACGTACCAATCTCTTAATGGCattgtttgtattttaattgcagTTTTCTTCGTTTTAACCGCTACTACCACAATGCCGTGGATCG atctcgcgaaaatgataacattgcTGTTTGGCAAAATGACTATCACAAGCACTCTTTCTATCGCCTACTTGTATACCGTTGAAATATTCCCAACCGTGATACGAGGTAGCTGCTTAGGTTTATGCGTAgcatttgcaaaaattacCAGCTTGAGCatgttatatttacttttgttG aaacaaatatCATTTCCAATGCTATTGCTAATCGTTGGGATATTATGCCTCGTCGCCGGTGTATTGGCTCTGATTTTACCAGAgacattgaataaaattctacCAGACCAAGTGATGGATATGGAAAATGTAACCAACGACAATTGCGAAAGTGATGGTGTCAATATAGAAAATGATGTGAAAGAAGAGGATTTAACAGAAGGGCAAATTCTAAGAGAGAAACTCTTTTCAGAAGACTGGGTAGATGCTGGTAATGGAATTCTAGTGAATTtcatggaaaataaaaaaatgccgAGTGGTTTATAA
- the LOC105832843 gene encoding uncharacterized protein LOC105832843 yields MRSRIVLLGVLLICTSIQYADSRSKKTTQLSLQSKETNVVNFMRLLVMRLVFGVASAMGLGENLSGVLGGIFVPPGAEEYNEDYGDDDLIVPDIF; encoded by the exons ATGAGATCCCGAATAGTTTTGTTAGGAGTTTTGCTCATCTGCACAAGC ATTCAATATGCAGATAGCAGATCGAAGAAAACGACGCAGCTGTCGTTGCAGAGTAAAGAAACTAACGTGGTGAATTTTATGCGGCTTTTAGTGATGAGATTGGTCTTTGGAGTAGCTTCGGCAATGGGGTTGGGTGAAAATCTCTCAGGTGTACTTGGTGGAATTTTCGTGCCTCCTGGAGCCGAAGAGTACAATGAAGATTACGGAGATGATGATTTGATTGTAcctgatattttttga